The sequence TTGAAAGACGCACAGACCATCGTTGGCGGCGGCGACACGGATGCTGTCGTTCATTTGGCCGGGCTGCAGGATCGTTTCAGCTTTATTTCCACTGGCGGGGGAGCATTTTTGGAATTTATGGAAGGCAAGGAACTCCCCGGTTTTAAGGCGCTCAAGGAGTGTTCCGCATGAAGCAGCTCATGGCAGCCAACTGGAAGATGTACAAAACCTGGAACCAGGCCCGGGATACCGCTTCGGAACTGGCCCAAAACATCCGTGGCCAATTGCCGGAAAACAGGGAAGTGTTGATCTTCCCTCCCTTTACTGCGCTTAAGGGAGTGGCCGAGGCTCTACAAAATGAGCCTGGCATGGCCGCCGGTGCACAAAACATGTACCCCGCCGCGGAAGGAGCGTTCACTGGAGAAATTTCTCCGGATATGCTCCTCGACGTAGGGGCGAGTTGGGTGCTCACAGGCCATTCCGAACGTCGGCATGTTCTGGGAGAGGACAACGCTTTCGTGGGACGTAAGACAGCCTTTGCCCTTAACAACAATCTGAACGTCATCCTGTGCATTGGTGAGCTTATTGAGGAGCGCCGCGCGGATCGCGTCGAAGAAGTGTTGTCTGAACAACTTGAGGCTGGACTGGCCGAAATTCCCGTGGGGTTGACTTCGGATTCATTGGTCATAGCCTATGAACCCGTCTGGGCCATCGGCACCGGAGAAGTCGCCGGACCAGATGAAATCGCAACCACACACACATTTGTCAGAAAAAAAATCGAAGAGCTTTTGCCGTCAATAGCAAGTGAAATCAGTATCTTGTACGGCGGAAGTGTGAAACCTGACAATATTTCCGCAATAATGACGCTTGACAACGTGGACGGCGTCTTGGTAGGAGGCGCGAGCTTGACGGCTGAAAGCTTCAGCAAAATTGTTCTCGCTTGAATTGTATCCAGAGAACAGTAAAGGATCGAGGAAGTTACGTGGAAACTTTGGTCTTGACCATTCACATTTTGGCCTGTATTTTCCTGGTCGTCGTGGTGCTGCTCCAATCCGGCCATGAAGGCATGGGAGCCATCTTCGGCGGTAGCAGTCAAACAATGTTCGGTGCCGGTGGTGCCGGTGGGCTGCTTGGAAGAGTTACTGCTGGCCTTGCGGCGATTTTCCTTGTAACGTCCCTGACGTACAATATCTTGACCAAGGAAAGTACGGACTCCATCATGGACAGTGTTGCTGTTGAGCAACCTGCTCAGGCTCAACCTGAAGCTCCGGCTCCTGTTGAAATTCCGGCTGAACAAGCCGACTAAAAAGATTTATTGCCCTCATATCATATATGTGCCGAGGTGGTGGAATTGGTAGACACGCTATCTTGAGGGGGTAGTGACCGAAAGGTCGTGGGGGTTCGAGTCCCCCCCTCGGCACCATAAAAAGCGGGTCATGACGATTGTCATGACCCGCTTTTTATGGTGCGGTCCTTCTTAATTCACCGGCCCAAGAAGAGCGGCGCCGCCATGGAGCCGTTCCCGTTCAAAATCATCTACGACAAGATTCTCAATCAAAAACTGTATACTCAGAGAGATACGATTTTACGATATTTTTCCTAGACAAATTCAAGTAGAATGTTCAACGCTCCCATCTCCATTGCATCCATCACTAGCTGTTCGGAACAACAGAAGATTATTGGGTTGGTTTTATGTGGTCTGAAACACGGCAAGAAAAGTCTGTCGATTGATGCGGCGTTCACCACCTACATCTGATATTGATATTTTACCGTCACAACCAGCCGAAACGTGCGGTGACCAAGAAGGGCAGGCCGTTCCACAACACCACTTGCCGCCTGAATGGCCGAGCGGGCCGCATTATCCAGACGTGCATCTCCCGAAGAACGCACCAAGCGGATGTCACGGAACACATCATCTGCGGTAATGGTAAATACATATTGCACATTCCCTATCAGGCCCGCCACACGCTGTCCGTTGGAAAAAAATTTTCGTTCTTCAATGGCCCGACGCACTTGGGACAAATACCACTTTTCGGCTTGGACCTGTCGGTCCAACCGAGCATCGCCAGATGCGTCCATTGCTTCTTCCACCATACGCCCCAAGGTGATGCCCTGGTTCCGAACAGCACGGGCGTCCATGGAACCATCCTCGAAAAATGTAATCTTTTCTGGCGAGTTCCGTGGTTCGGCAAAAAGGATATCCAACTGAAGAACAAAAAAATGAATACTAAAAGAGATGATGAGGCAAGCAATAACTCGATGTTGTACCATGGGATCAGGAATCCGCCTCGGGTGATGAGAGGGAGCGTGTGGCAATGACCAAATTCTGGAAGCCATGTTTGCGCACCAGATCAACAAGATCCAGAAATGGTTGGACCTGGGAATGTGGATCGGCCTTGAGCACTATCTGCCCAGGACGTGCGGATTGCGGCAATGCTGCAGCATGGTCCAGGGCATACCGAATATCCAGCAAAGTTGCTTCAGCTCCGTCCATGAGTAAGGATCCATCAGCCCGTAATACAATTTCCAAGCATCGGCCGGATATGGATTGGGAGGTTTCTGCCTTTGGCAGCTCCATGTCCATACCTTTGAGCGTAAAGACGGCGGAGACGACAAAAAAAATCAATAAAATAAAGACAACATCCAAAAGCGGCGTTATGTCTGGTCCGGTGGTATGACCCGTCTTGTTCCGAAAACGAATCACAAAGCATCGTCCTCGTGAAACGCCTCCAGCAAATACGCCGCACCAACCTGCATGGCATGCGCCACTTTTTCTTGTTGGCGAAGAAACCAACGATGCGCCAGGAGGGTTGGTATGGCTATGGCCAAGCCAGTTGCCGTGGTCAACAGAGCCTGCCAGATACCACCAGCCAACAATGAAATATCGACATCGCTTGAAGCGGCAAGCGTAGAGAAAGCGGATATCATGCCGATAACCGTACCGAGCAATCCCATTAACGGAGCAACATTGGAGAGTGTGGACAGCAAATCCAGTCCACGATTCAACCGAAACAGTATTTCCTCGCCCGCGGCTTGGGCCGTGGCCTCACGCTGCGACTTGGAGCACTCCTCAAAAAGCAACGCCTCAAAAAAAGGGACAAACGCAGGATACCGATCCGCAATGTCACTCGGCAACTGAGCCGCCTTGGAGTCCTGGATATCGTCCCGTAAGGCCGAAAGCACCCTCAAGGCGGGAAAGCGAGTGGTAGAGATCACAACAAAGCGCTCAAGAATAACCCCCAAGGCCACTACGGAAACGACAAGCAGGGGCCACATCATTAGACCGCCTTGCTGAACAATATTCATGCGTATTTTTCCTCAAGTTTTTCCAATGCACCGAGCTTCATGTCTTTCCCAATGGCAACTAAAAAGGATTCCTCGGCAAAAGGAACACCGAGATCGGACAATTCATATCGACCCGAAACGAATTGAACCACCCGCGCGTTGATAGCATCACGAACCATAACGATCCCTTTAAGGCGGAAAACATTGGCTGACCCCATTTCTTCCAGAAGCTTCAACAATTCCGACTCGTTCAGAGGAGCAGAAAAAGTGAAGCGCCTGGAAAAAAATCCCTCCATGCCGTGGTCATGATGGTGCTGAGGTGGTTTGTTGGCTGCTGCTGCGGGCCAAAGCGTTTTTTCCAACGGATCATCGTCATACAAAAGCCCCGGATTGATTACTCCGTGAGAAACGTGAACGAGTACGGCTCGGGGGTTTATCTTTTGCAAAATGCCGGCAAGCTCCCGTTGATCCGCTTCGGAAGCCAAATCACATTTGTTGAGGAGCAGAACATCCGCAGCCTTGACCTGATCACGCCCCACATCACTGGCGGCCAGGATATGCCTAGCGTTGACGGCATCCACCAGCGTGGTGATGGAATCCAGGCGGACCAACGGACGAAGTGTTTCCAGTTCATTTAATATATTGAAAGGATTAGCTAGTCCGGTACTTTCAAGCACGATGATTTTGGGATGAAACTGTTCCTTGAGCTGTGCAACACCTTTTGAAAGATTTCCAGCCAAGGTGCAACAAACGCATCCTTCATCCATTTCAATGATGGAATCATCTCCCTCCAGCAATTTCCCATCCACACCGGTCTGCCCAACTTCATTTTGAATGATGGCCACAAGTTCGTCACGAGCGGCATGGTATTCCAGCAACTGATTCAGAAAGGTCGTTTTCCCTGAACCGAGAAATCCGCTCAATACGATGAGTCGCGGACGAGAATCAAACGCATGTGCGTATTGGGGGCAACGTTGGAGCCGCTGTGCGTCATGCACATCCCACAACAGCGCCGTATTGAACGGGGAGGGCATGTGTCGGCGATCAGAAAAAGTCCAAAAAAAATCCTGAAACTGGGAAACGGTCGCTGTGGAGGTGACACGATCCGTTCCCCAGCTCAGGATATCCGTAAAAAATAGAGAGGTTGAGGCAGAAGAAAAGGATTGTCCGTCTTGTCGAACCATCCGGGCTGTGCCGGGCCGCTGCCGCCTCTCCAAGAATCGAGGAGGCTCTCCTAAACTATGGGACACAGAAGCAGCCAGGATAAGATATAAATCCAAAGCGAGCTGATGGGCCGGAATATCCTCTTCGGCCTCCCCAGGAGAGAGAATCCATTGACCATCTTGAGTCCGCATCCCGTCCTGGGCCACCGTAATAATCCGTTCCGGAGCTTCCAGAACCAAAGATAGCGTTGTTTCCAAATGATCCAGCGCCAGACACACCCGACCAATATGAAACGGAGCGGCCCATGGTAGAACCGCTGAAAAATTACGGACACGGTGTCGGTACTCTTCCTGCATCACGGAATGATTGGCAGCGAGCGACATGCATTCCAGGAGTTTTTCATCTGGATCGGGAAAATAAAAAATATCGAATGATGCCGAATGGTCCTGACAGGAAGCCTCGTGTGTTTTGGCGCACAGTCCAAACACACCCGGCCGAGTTTGCAACTTCAGCGTCCGGGCCATGGGTCCACGGGGACAGACAGCCATTCCCTTCCATCCGCTCAAACGCTTGAACGCATCATCTCGGCATGCCGCGAGTAGGCAATTCATCAACATTTCATGCATATCAACAAATTGGCCGACTTGACGCTGAGGAGGGAGAAGGGCGGAGAGCTGCATGCCGTGTCCTTGTGGAGCGCGTCCGACCGACGTTTGCCGGTCGGACGCATGGGGTAGGGTGACGGTTGTTAGACGCCGAAAGTGATCTTATCGCCGTTGCCGAGGTAATCCTTCGAAGCGGAGCGGAATCGGGCTGTTCCGCGAACCACTGGATATCCAGCCTCAATGAATTTTTTGGCCGTCAGGTGACCGGTACAATGGTTGCAACCAATGCGTTCAAAATCCCACTCACCCAGAGAGATAACCAAGTCGTCATATTTGGGATCCCAATCCTCGAAGGGTGAGATGTGCAGTCCACCATAGATTCCGTAAAATCTATCCTGGTCGTATTTCAGGTTGGCATAGGCAAAATCGGCAAACTTGAGCACGCCCTGATGGCAACACCCCGAAACCAGCACCAGTCCCTTATCCTTGATATTAAAGGCCAGAGAGGTTTCACCAAAGACCCGGTTGATGATGGGGACGTTGAACTTCAACAAAGCCACACCCGGAGCGATTTCGGTCACGGGCTGGTTGACGATAACAGGTTCCCCTTTATACCCGGAATCCTTGATATACTGTAACCCCTCCTTATAAAATCCATCATGGACATACAGCGGGATGCGGTTGTCATACTTCATGGTCACGGGCAGTCCCCAGAAGTGATCCCAGTGCTCGTGAGAGATGAACAGGGCTTCGATCTGCTGGTCGCGGAGCATCTGGTCCACACCCTCGCGTTTGAAGCAATCATTCATCCAGGAATAAGACCACCCGGTATCCAGCAGGTATTTGTGCATGGAACCGTCGAGCGCCTCAACTTCGATGAGGCAGGAATACCCGCCGGGGTTTTCCGGGTGCAAAGCAAGCTTTTTCTGAATATCCCAGGCTTTTTCAATGTCATGAGGGATCAGATCTTTGATTGTGGAGATGCCGTCCTCATATGACCCCATAGCCGACCCCTTGCCGTTGGCAAAAGGTGCCCAGTTCAGGGTGTATTGGTTCACCAACAGCCCACCAGCCTCATGGATGTCCCCGATCAGGTGGGCATTGTTGAACCAGCTGGTTTCCGAGATGTTGGTGATGCGAATGCTACGGCAGGCTCCAAAATCATGTTGCTTGCGCTGCACTTCCGGCAGACGGTCGTACGACCACGGGGTATAGGAATACATGCCCATTCCGGCAAACGCCCCGACCAAAGCACCGGTGGCGGCGCCTTTCACGAAGTCGCGTCGACTCAGGTTCTTTTTTTCGTTGCTCATTTTTTAGCTCCTTATTCCCCTGCTTAGTCGATGATAGTGAAGTTCGCGCCGATCCAAGGCAGAACGTTGATCACGGCAAAATACGCGAGAGCGCCTATGGCCAATCCGATCAAAAGTCCCTTGGCGATGCCAGGAGTCCACTTCACGTCATGGGCGACAATTTCTTCATGAACTTCATTCAACTCTTCCGGAGATTTGGATTCAGCCTTCCACCCCGGCCAACCATCCATGAACCAATAGTTGATCAGGAAGATATTGATGAGCCAAATCATTGGAATCATGGGGAACTGCTGGGGATGCGAGAAGCCCTTTTGTGTCCCCAGGAAGAGGTGGGATGTCTTGTAGTAGATGACGTAAACCAGGACGGCTCCTGCCGCAGTGATCAACGTCCGCAAAAAGACGTTCACCGGACGACTGAACTTCGTGGGCCAATTGTTGCAGTAGAAGCTCAGGTACAACGTGGGTACAAGCCAAAAAATGGCCATTTCCCCGACATGCAACCAACGCCAATCCGGTGCCATAAGGCGGCGGGTTCCACGAATAGTTTCGCCCCAAACAAGATCTTGCGCATAATACAGGAAGAAGCACAGGGCCACGGCAATGCCGATGATACCGAAGAACGATGCCGTGCGGCGCAAGGCATTATTTTTTATTAAGTTAAAGGGGTATCGTTCCCAAATGGTCTCATACAACCAAACAATCACGGTGCAGCACATAATCCAGGCGATATGGAAGTTGCCGGACACGGTGTTGGCAAAGTCTTCCCAATAGGGAGGACAAATAGCTGTGAATTTCTGCCAAGGGTAGAACAAGATGGCCATATGGGAGTGCATGGTCAGGAAGAAGACTATCATGCTGAAAAAGAAGGTCACCAACACAATGGTGATACCTCTTGCAGGTTGGGTCAATTTCTGCCAGGGCGCATTTTCGCAGGCCACCACCCAGCTGGGGGACAGCCAGGAAGCAATGGCCGCAAACATCATAATCGCCTCGGCCGCATATTCAATGGAATAGAAATCCGTAATACCCATGGCCATAAGACGGTCTGGATCAAAATAGGCAATACCGAAGTTGCCAAGAATCTCGACAAAAAAGCCCTTGATGAGCAGAACCATGGCCGCGACACTTACCAAAGTGAGCACAGCCCCTTTAACCAAGGGGTGGGTCTTGTTCAACCAGGAACGTCGGAACGGCCAGAAGTCAAAGATATATGCGACCCAGATGAACAAAATCAAAAGCCAGCGGCAGACCATGTAGCCCACATAGGGGGTATACATACGCATAAGACCCCGTGGGTCTTGAAAAATCCACCAAGTAGCATAAAAAAAAGCCAAAATGAGGACGGTGTTGACCAATGCCGGAATAGGTCCACTCCAGCGTTTGACCAACTTCCTGCTCTCAAGATAGCTGAAGTCGTGACTGTCCATTTCAAACTCCTTCGCGAACGGGGAGGGAGGGTGATCAATCCTCGGTCTCCAAACGCTCTCTCTTCATGGGTGATGACGTCGGTTCCGGGTCGGGAACCAGCTCCTCCAATCGCCCGGGCGAAACAGTCGCCGGATCAATACCCAAAGCCATGGCGCGCAAAAACCGTTGCTCTTCCGTAAGGCGAACCGATTTGGAAGTCTGGGCAACGGAGTGGGGCTGCGTCGCTCCGGAGTCGTCAGAATCTCCGAGGTTGGGGACGATGCGGCGAAAAAATTCTCTACGATTCATGGTCTATTCCTGCCGATTACAACACATCTTCCGGAAGGATCAGTTTGGAATAGAGCCGGATGCATTCACCAGCAGCTTTGAACGCCTCTTCACTTTTACCGCTGCGTAGCGCATTGAACAGCTCAACGTGATAAGCAAAGAGGGAGTCGGTTTGCACTTCCGCCAGGCCGATTCCGGTAAACTCCAAATTGTCCGCGGCAGCCAACAGCTCATTGAAGAGCAAAATTAAATAGTCATTTTGTGTCGAACTGGCGAGAAGCAGGAAAAAAGAGATGTACTCCCTATTAAACGAGCGGACTTCAAAATTGAATACAGCTTCTCCCAATCGGGCCGTTGCTTTTTCAAGGCCGGCAACCGCTTCCGGCGAAAGTGTACCTGACTGCTCTCGGACCAGAGCCGGAACAAGCAATGAAAGCGTCTGCAGTAACTGGCGTATGGCTTGTTGCGATTTTCTGTTTCGTAGCTGCTCCCAGCTGATGCGACCCTCTTTGCTCTTCAAATAGCAGCCGCTTTTTTCACGAATTTCCACATATCCCATGGTTTCGAGATTGCAGAGCACTTCTCGGATAGTATTTCGGCTGGTAACAAACATTTCGGCCAAACGTCGCTCTCCGG is a genomic window of Paucidesulfovibrio gracilis DSM 16080 containing:
- a CDS encoding TonB family protein, which codes for MVQHRVIACLIISFSIHFFVLQLDILFAEPRNSPEKITFFEDGSMDARAVRNQGITLGRMVEEAMDASGDARLDRQVQAEKWYLSQVRRAIEERKFFSNGQRVAGLIGNVQYVFTITADDVFRDIRLVRSSGDARLDNAARSAIQAASGVVERPALLGHRTFRLVVTVKYQYQM
- a CDS encoding MotA/TolQ/ExbB proton channel family protein, encoding MNIVQQGGLMMWPLLVVSVVALGVILERFVVISTTRFPALRVLSALRDDIQDSKAAQLPSDIADRYPAFVPFFEALLFEECSKSQREATAQAAGEEILFRLNRGLDLLSTLSNVAPLMGLLGTVIGMISAFSTLAASSDVDISLLAGGIWQALLTTATGLAIAIPTLLAHRWFLRQQEKVAHAMQVGAAYLLEAFHEDDAL
- a CDS encoding FadR/GntR family transcriptional regulator; the encoded protein is MATAQRPILCQRMIEMLQGNRFSIGDRIPGERRLAEMFVTSRNTIREVLCNLETMGYVEIREKSGCYLKSKEGRISWEQLRNRKSQQAIRQLLQTLSLLVPALVREQSGTLSPEAVAGLEKATARLGEAVFNFEVRSFNREYISFFLLLASSTQNDYLILLFNELLAAADNLEFTGIGLAEVQTDSLFAYHVELFNALRSGKSEEAFKAAGECIRLYSKLILPEDVL
- a CDS encoding CobW family GTP-binding protein, coding for MQLSALLPPQRQVGQFVDMHEMLMNCLLAACRDDAFKRLSGWKGMAVCPRGPMARTLKLQTRPGVFGLCAKTHEASCQDHSASFDIFYFPDPDEKLLECMSLAANHSVMQEEYRHRVRNFSAVLPWAAPFHIGRVCLALDHLETTLSLVLEAPERIITVAQDGMRTQDGQWILSPGEAEEDIPAHQLALDLYLILAASVSHSLGEPPRFLERRQRPGTARMVRQDGQSFSSASTSLFFTDILSWGTDRVTSTATVSQFQDFFWTFSDRRHMPSPFNTALLWDVHDAQRLQRCPQYAHAFDSRPRLIVLSGFLGSGKTTFLNQLLEYHAARDELVAIIQNEVGQTGVDGKLLEGDDSIIEMDEGCVCCTLAGNLSKGVAQLKEQFHPKIIVLESTGLANPFNILNELETLRPLVRLDSITTLVDAVNARHILAASDVGRDQVKAADVLLLNKCDLASEADQRELAGILQKINPRAVLVHVSHGVINPGLLYDDDPLEKTLWPAAAANKPPQHHHDHGMEGFFSRRFTFSAPLNESELLKLLEEMGSANVFRLKGIVMVRDAINARVVQFVSGRYELSDLGVPFAEESFLVAIGKDMKLGALEKLEEKYA
- the secG gene encoding preprotein translocase subunit SecG → METLVLTIHILACIFLVVVVLLQSGHEGMGAIFGGSSQTMFGAGGAGGLLGRVTAGLAAIFLVTSLTYNILTKESTDSIMDSVAVEQPAQAQPEAPAPVEIPAEQAD
- a CDS encoding ExbD/TolR family protein; this translates as MIRFRNKTGHTTGPDITPLLDVVFILLIFFVVSAVFTLKGMDMELPKAETSQSISGRCLEIVLRADGSLLMDGAEATLLDIRYALDHAAALPQSARPGQIVLKADPHSQVQPFLDLVDLVRKHGFQNLVIATRSLSSPEADS
- the tpiA gene encoding triose-phosphate isomerase; translated protein: MKQLMAANWKMYKTWNQARDTASELAQNIRGQLPENREVLIFPPFTALKGVAEALQNEPGMAAGAQNMYPAAEGAFTGEISPDMLLDVGASWVLTGHSERRHVLGEDNAFVGRKTAFALNNNLNVILCIGELIEERRADRVEEVLSEQLEAGLAEIPVGLTSDSLVIAYEPVWAIGTGEVAGPDEIATTHTFVRKKIEELLPSIASEISILYGGSVKPDNISAIMTLDNVDGVLVGGASLTAESFSKIVLA
- a CDS encoding MBL fold metallo-hydrolase, translated to MSNEKKNLSRRDFVKGAATGALVGAFAGMGMYSYTPWSYDRLPEVQRKQHDFGACRSIRITNISETSWFNNAHLIGDIHEAGGLLVNQYTLNWAPFANGKGSAMGSYEDGISTIKDLIPHDIEKAWDIQKKLALHPENPGGYSCLIEVEALDGSMHKYLLDTGWSYSWMNDCFKREGVDQMLRDQQIEALFISHEHWDHFWGLPVTMKYDNRIPLYVHDGFYKEGLQYIKDSGYKGEPVIVNQPVTEIAPGVALLKFNVPIINRVFGETSLAFNIKDKGLVLVSGCCHQGVLKFADFAYANLKYDQDRFYGIYGGLHISPFEDWDPKYDDLVISLGEWDFERIGCNHCTGHLTAKKFIEAGYPVVRGTARFRSASKDYLGNGDKITFGV